In Accipiter gentilis chromosome 18, bAccGen1.1, whole genome shotgun sequence, the following are encoded in one genomic region:
- the LOC126047960 gene encoding uncharacterized protein LOC126047960: MLQGLPMAGESGVYLLNIAASGTTRAEKTLRAAGNFTIHVEDGILFLDTEGSLNYMPNSYQCGKGVPITSAEIILSAGAEILEVQERLYIVCTMAEYLHLDSSLLTLLQYTDLAHRGSQSLTVVAEDTGHIDFMVNHYVGLSWPVKCGGFAVLHEFIQVLQHNIDSHHLSQLLGYEVAGWRILRKGDDERKSPRRQRRRLMITPTPTLKPIRITQRPAAGDAFRPLSSTMASHLLTQLVVSPTQSLSSFSEENIMMASYKMQNNIHLISRESLVTLEVDSAWDMATNPPVSIMFADSNFPNVSPSLITKTTPLFTELEVPPTRPSGKSLLLEQPEPHVPETDSYFLSSKSQVPTYHFLQDITSDTDQLSSSMYTWVINTLHEWPHSSAEALSSKTEFNVFLPEATSVSEISDYRDEAKSHFPELEMLPTASLSPETLPSLFTKASVKATTLSDFTFPIDDTFPPVLASSHLSQVFVNDYEQLSKPFMTIPQPSGFPFAGGKSTVSSITQRETQTLYPKLNFSPEASACFSSMLYSTFPSRAEASYEPSVIILSHPDTTPVLTLPVDFSSFDMPELSRPTNVLCSSYGSSMLRTKMQSASILSSGTKELHSDRDLGTRILPNVTESTLDSHKTSDIKSDTVEVPLVTLFNATSHLSSSIMEVVQTVLPSHQDPSTLLFPISERLQSMQSTWILPAFSVSRELQNITPGQANTSPKVVHSIKFLTATIGSLFFFPIPANTFYDEEDGNSTQLSLQIIPADGSPSGSESWLQFNTSQQTMHGYPLDIDLQYSPQEFVLSATDSGGLTAWESFTIELLKPTNVPCHLYTVRTKNSYYSFLRERKRISLFIEKLSLYFNSSSPKDIMVTTLKPGSTVISWYNSSLCTSANRSSSWCAKDEIQEALEKLRVPDGQE, translated from the exons ATGCTGCAAGGACTGCCGATGGCAGGGGAGAGCGGAGTATACCTGCTGAACATAGCTGCCTCTGGAACGACACGTGCCGAGAAAACACTGAGAGCTGCTGGAAATTTCACCATCCATGTTGAGGATGGCATCTTATTCCTGGACACAGAGGGGAGCTTGAACTACATGCCAAACAGCTACCA GTGTGGGAAGGGAGTTCCCATCACTTCTGCTGAAATCATTCTCTCTGCTGGAGCAGAAATCCTGGAAGTACAGGAACGCCTCTACATCGTGTGCACAATGGCTGAATATCTCCACCTGGATTCCTCCCTGCTAACCCTGCTGCAATACACAGATTTGGCACACAGAGGCTCACAGAGCCTGACTGTAGTGGCTGAAGACACTGGGCACATTGACTTTATGGTGAACCATTATGTAGGACTCTCCTGGCCTGTGAAGTGTGGAGGGTTTGCTGTGCTCCACGAATTCATCCAAGTCCTGCAACACAACATTGACTCACATCACCTCTCACAGCTGCTAGGGTATGAAGTTGCAGGCTGGAGAATACTTaggaaaggtgatgatgaaaGAAAGTCTCCAAGACGACAACGTAGGCGATTAATGATCACGCCAACACCTACATTAAAACCAATTAGAATTACCCAGAGACCAGCTGCAGGAGATGCTTTCAGGCCTTTGTCCTCTACTATGGCAAGCCACTTACTCACCCAACTTGTGGTATCACCTACGCAGAGTTTATCATCTTTCTCCGAAGAAAACATAATGATGGCAAGTTACAAGATGCAGAATAATATCCATCTAATAAGTAGAGAAAGTTTGGTCACCTTAGAAGTGGACTCAGCATGGGACATGGCAACTAACCCACCAGTATCTATTATGTTTGCAGACTCTAATTTCCCAAATGTTTCACCTTCACTGATTACTAAAACAACACCTCTCTTCACTGAGCTGGAAGTGCCACCCACTAGACCTTCTGGCAAGTCCTTGCTGTTAGAGCAGCCAGAGCCTCACGTGCCTGAAACAGACTCATATTTCCTCTCTAGTAAATCCCAAGTACCCACATACCATTTCCTACAGGACATCACTTCAGACACAGACCAGCTTTCCAGCTCCATGTACACGTGGGTGATAAACACTCTTCATGAATGGCCTCACAGCTCAGCAGAGGCACTTTCTTCTAAGACagaatttaatgtatttttgccaGAAGCAACATCAGTATCAGAAATATCAGATTACAGAGATGAGGCAAAAAGCCACTTTCCAGAACTTGAAATGCTTCCTACCGCATCCCTCTCTCCAGAAACACTCCCTTCACTATTCACAAAAGCTTCAGTAAAAGCTACAACTTTGTCTGACTTCACATTTCCCATCGATGACACATTTCCACCTGTGCTAGCAAGTAGCCATCTGAGCCAAGTGTTCGTTAATGACTATGAACAGTTATCTAAACCTTTTATGACTATCCCACAGCCCAGTGGGTTTCCATTTGCTGGAGGGAAAAGCACAGTTTCTTCCATAACCCAGAGAGAAACACAGACTCTCTATCCCAAATTGAATTTCAGTCCTGAAGCCTCAGCCTGCTTTTCTAGCATGCTGTACAGTACTTTCCCTAGTAGAGCTGAAGCATCTTATGAACCAAGTGTGATCATTCTGTCCCATCCTGATACCACTCCAGTTCTTACTCTGCCAGTAGACTTTTCTAGCTTTGACATGCCTGAGCTATCCAGACCAACAAATGTACTTTGTTCTTCTTATGGCAGCAGCATGCTCAGAACAAAGATGCAGTCTGCAAGTATATTATCAAGTGGCACAAAGGAATTGCATTCAGACAGAGATCTGGGAACAAGAATTTTGCCAAACGTCACTGAGTCTACCCTGGACTCACACAAGACCTCAGACATCAAGTCAGATACTGTAGAAGTACCTCTAGTGACTTTATTTAATGCCACTTCTCATCTGTCCAGTAGTATAATGG AGGTGGTTCAGACGGTACTGCCATCGCACCAGGATCCAAGCACCTTGCTGTTTCCCATATCTGAAAGACTACAGTCCATGCAAAGTACATGGATTCTTCCTGCATTTTCTGTTTCACGAGAGCTTCAGAATATAACCCCAG GGCAAGCAAACACTTCCCCAAAGGTTGTTCATTCCATTAAATTTCTAACAGCAACTATCGgatccctcttcttttttcctataCCTGCCAACACGTTTTACGATGAGGAAGATGGCAACTCAACTCAGTTATCTCTACAAATCATTCCAGCTGATGGCTCTCCATCAGGATCAGAAAGCTGGCTGCAGTTTAACACCTCTCAGCAAACCATGCATGGCTATCCCCTTGATATCGATCTCCAGTATTCGCCTCAGGAGTTTGTGCTGTCTGCCACAGATTCAGGAGGACTGACTGCCTGGGAATCCTTCACCATTGAGCTTCTGAAGCCCACAAATGTACCGTGCCACCTTTACACTGTCCGAACAAAAAACAGCTACTACTCTTTcctgagagagaggaaaaggattaGTTTGTTTATAGAGAAGCTCTCCCTCTATTTCAACTCCAGCAGTCCCAAAGACATCATGGTGACCACTCTCAAACCTGGGTCCACAGTAATCTCATGGTATAACAGTTCACTGTGTACAAGTGCCAACAGGTCATCCAGCTGGTGCGCAAAAGATGAAATCCAGGAAGCACTAGAGAAATTAAGAGTGCCGGATGG ACAAGAATGA